In Gracilimonas sp., a single window of DNA contains:
- a CDS encoding DUF2200 domain-containing protein: MNSKNSKHRIYTTSFASVYPHYVTKAERKDRSKAEVDEIIRWLTGYSQKELETILEDKTDFETFFAEAPKLNPSRRSIKGVICGIRVEEMEESTMKEIRYLDKLIDELAKGKAMEKILRNE, encoded by the coding sequence ATGAATTCAAAAAACTCAAAACACCGAATCTATACCACGAGCTTTGCAAGTGTCTACCCTCATTATGTGACAAAGGCTGAAAGAAAGGATCGCTCCAAAGCCGAAGTGGATGAGATCATTCGCTGGCTGACCGGATACAGCCAGAAAGAGCTTGAAACCATTCTGGAAGATAAAACAGACTTCGAAACTTTCTTTGCGGAGGCTCCCAAACTGAATCCTTCCCGGCGGTCGATCAAAGGAGTTATCTGCGGAATAAGGGTAGAAGAAATGGAAGAGTCAACCATGAAGGAAATTCGCTACCTGGATAAGCTCATAGATGAGTTAGCAAAAGGAAAGGCAATGGAAAAGATTTTGCGAAATGAGTAA
- a CDS encoding SRPBCC family protein, protein MQKFNNKPNKVEIIMNQQHGIFPEPGTIQFERLLSGPPERIWDYLTKSELKAKWLSAGDVEPKVGGKVEFRFKHKNLSEKDDPIPEKYKAMEDGTYFEGRVTEWNPYTKLSYTWGEDTGEESEVTYELIPKKNDKVLLRLTHRRLGDDPTTLISVGAGWHTHLGILADRLQGKEPEGFWKVHVPLEKEYEKIIS, encoded by the coding sequence ATGCAGAAGTTTAATAATAAACCAAATAAAGTTGAAATCATCATGAACCAACAACACGGCATCTTTCCTGAACCCGGTACAATCCAATTCGAGCGACTGCTATCCGGGCCTCCGGAACGGATCTGGGATTACCTCACCAAATCAGAATTAAAAGCAAAGTGGCTTTCCGCCGGTGATGTAGAGCCAAAAGTGGGCGGCAAGGTTGAATTCCGGTTCAAACACAAAAACCTTTCCGAAAAAGACGATCCCATCCCCGAAAAATACAAAGCCATGGAAGACGGGACCTATTTTGAAGGGCGGGTGACCGAATGGAATCCTTATACCAAACTTAGCTATACCTGGGGTGAGGATACTGGGGAAGAATCGGAAGTGACTTATGAACTCATTCCTAAAAAGAACGACAAGGTGCTGCTTCGGTTGACCCACCGCAGATTGGGCGATGATCCGACGACGCTTATCAGCGTGGGCGCCGGCTGGCATACGCATCTGGGTATCTTAGCCGATCGACTGCAAGGCAAAGAGCCTGAAGGATTTTGGAAAGTCCATGTGCCCCTTGAAAAAGAATACGAAAAAATTATCAGTTAA
- a CDS encoding class I SAM-dependent methyltransferase, with protein MNPIELSSQLRKPTGEAGKEIGKALNESNRGLYELAFEMMSLQKDDRVLEIGFGSGMHFPEYFRLQPRLTVTGIDFSKDMCEEAKAHNAELIASNKLSLHCEETSALPFSDNRFDLAVALNVIYFLDPPGVHLKEIHRVLKPGGMLLIGYRPRHTVEHLPFTKQNFILYEPDELKVLLSKNGLEATKEITRSHEKTSVDGVEVTVTDACLLVKKG; from the coding sequence ATGAATCCTATTGAACTTTCATCACAACTGAGAAAACCTACCGGTGAAGCAGGAAAGGAGATTGGTAAAGCGCTCAACGAATCAAACCGGGGATTGTATGAGCTGGCTTTTGAGATGATGAGCCTTCAAAAAGATGACCGGGTGTTGGAAATTGGTTTTGGCAGCGGAATGCACTTCCCGGAATATTTCAGGCTGCAGCCCCGGTTAACGGTAACGGGCATAGATTTCTCGAAGGATATGTGTGAAGAAGCCAAAGCTCACAATGCGGAGTTAATCGCCTCAAATAAACTAAGCCTGCATTGTGAAGAAACTTCCGCCCTCCCCTTTTCGGATAACCGGTTTGACCTGGCAGTGGCCCTTAACGTTATCTATTTTTTAGATCCGCCCGGAGTTCACCTAAAAGAAATTCACCGCGTGCTCAAACCCGGCGGAATGTTACTGATCGGCTACCGCCCGCGACATACGGTGGAACATCTACCTTTCACCAAACAAAATTTCATTCTGTATGAGCCGGACGAGCTGAAAGTACTTCTCAGTAAAAACGGGCTTGAAGCCACAAAAGAAATCACCCGTTCCCATGAAAAAACATCCGTGGATGGCGTGGAAGTCACCGTCACTGATGCCTGCCTGCTTGTAAAGAAAGGGTAA
- a CDS encoding HU family DNA-binding protein translates to MSLKFKAVKSYKRGDNNEKQPFWFPQLTGSSKLGMDDVVEIFEKHTTASGGDVHLIAWGLSDLIPEQLLAGHTVRIDGLGTFRLYLKSEPADSPEEVTADNIKEVRLGFIPDTRIKRKLEKATFVKVEEQ, encoded by the coding sequence ATGAGTTTAAAATTTAAAGCCGTCAAGTCTTATAAACGTGGAGATAATAATGAAAAGCAGCCGTTCTGGTTTCCGCAGTTAACGGGTTCGTCTAAGTTGGGCATGGATGACGTAGTGGAAATATTTGAAAAACACACCACGGCCAGTGGAGGGGATGTACACCTGATTGCCTGGGGATTGTCGGATCTGATTCCGGAACAGCTGCTGGCCGGGCATACGGTAAGGATTGACGGACTCGGTACTTTCCGACTGTACCTCAAATCCGAGCCGGCCGATTCTCCTGAAGAGGTAACCGCCGATAACATCAAGGAGGTTCGCCTGGGCTTTATCCCGGATACCCGGATAAAGAGGAAACTGGAAAAAGCAACCTTTGTAAAGGTGGAAGAGCAATGA
- a CDS encoding alpha/beta hydrolase yields the protein MSKLIIFIQGGGAGGYDADARLVDSLQTALGETYEVRYPQMFSDETQPDFGWPHQIGKEISGIKGKVILAGHSLGASMVLKFLSEHEIREQIDSIFLIATPFWSGDEDWIKGLKLQVNFEDHLPKEVPIFFYHCRDDEEVPFEHLSIYSQKLPWATFREIPSGGHQFNNDLTLVAKDIKSL from the coding sequence ATGAGCAAGCTTATAATATTTATACAAGGTGGAGGCGCAGGAGGTTACGATGCAGATGCCAGGTTAGTGGATTCCTTACAAACGGCATTGGGTGAAACCTACGAGGTACGCTACCCTCAGATGTTCTCAGATGAAACACAGCCGGATTTCGGATGGCCTCATCAGATCGGTAAAGAAATTTCAGGGATTAAAGGCAAAGTTATTTTGGCAGGGCACTCCCTGGGTGCTTCCATGGTGTTGAAATTTCTTTCAGAACATGAAATCCGGGAACAGATTGACAGCATATTTCTCATCGCTACACCCTTTTGGAGCGGTGATGAAGATTGGATTAAAGGACTTAAGCTGCAAGTAAATTTTGAAGATCATCTACCCAAAGAAGTACCGATTTTTTTCTACCATTGCCGCGATGACGAAGAGGTACCGTTTGAACATCTTTCTATTTATAGTCAAAAACTTCCCTGGGCGACTTTTCGCGAAATTCCCAGTGGTGGTCATCAATTTAATAACGACCTGACACTAGTAGCTAAGGATATTAAATCTTTATGA
- a CDS encoding DUF6340 family protein: MKHVLILALAAFGFGCSPTNTVTMSVQEPPVVQLPSSMEQIGLINRSDTGDRSTTMERIDRVLSAEGKNLDRDGAAESITGLTEEIHRYELFDAIETPNISRLDNPRFGVFPAALSRDEVTEVCSEYNLDGLFSLEFYDTDSHIDYTTERVTIKGPLGAEIPAIEHHARVHTTIKTGWRIYDNTSGIILDEFVATENVVTTGKGINPAEAIAAITGRKELVNQVSREIGRYYAGRVVPYWIRVRRDYYVKGSDNLERAKRRAQTGNWNGAAELWMQDTDHPDSKVAGRAHYNMAIINEINGNLDDAIEWARISYEDYGDKRALDYVRILERRKDRLAALEQY, translated from the coding sequence ATGAAACATGTACTGATTTTAGCCCTCGCAGCTTTTGGGTTCGGTTGCAGTCCTACAAATACCGTGACCATGAGCGTTCAGGAGCCTCCGGTCGTACAATTGCCGTCGTCCATGGAACAGATTGGCCTGATCAATCGAAGCGATACGGGAGACCGCTCCACAACTATGGAACGAATCGACCGGGTGTTGTCGGCCGAGGGGAAAAACCTGGATCGTGACGGTGCGGCCGAGAGCATCACCGGGCTGACTGAGGAAATCCACCGATACGAGCTGTTCGATGCCATCGAAACTCCGAATATCAGCCGGCTCGATAATCCCCGATTCGGAGTCTTTCCGGCTGCGCTATCGCGGGACGAGGTTACGGAAGTTTGCAGTGAATATAATCTGGACGGACTATTTTCCCTGGAATTTTACGATACTGACTCCCACATCGATTACACCACAGAACGGGTTACTATAAAAGGGCCTCTGGGAGCCGAAATCCCTGCAATAGAACATCATGCCAGAGTTCATACCACTATTAAAACCGGCTGGCGTATATACGATAATACCTCAGGAATCATACTGGATGAATTTGTAGCAACCGAGAATGTAGTAACCACAGGCAAGGGGATTAATCCGGCGGAAGCGATTGCTGCCATAACCGGACGCAAGGAATTGGTAAATCAGGTCAGCCGTGAAATCGGTCGTTATTACGCGGGAAGAGTGGTTCCGTACTGGATCAGGGTTCGCCGCGATTACTATGTAAAGGGCAGTGATAATCTGGAGCGGGCCAAACGCCGGGCACAAACCGGCAACTGGAACGGTGCTGCAGAATTGTGGATGCAGGATACCGATCATCCCGATTCGAAAGTAGCCGGACGAGCACATTATAACATGGCGATTATTAACGAGATCAACGGCAACCTGGATGATGCCATCGAATGGGCTCGAATTTCTTACGAAGATTACGGGGATAAACGAGCTTTGGATTACGTGCGCATCCTGGAACGCCGAAAAGACAGACTGGCTGCCCTCGAGCAATATTAG
- the folE2 gene encoding GTP cyclohydrolase FolE2 — MISNGVQRFYDPTFAITEEYKESLPDLQNGPASLIEGANVPIQQVGISNFKLPLRFRRRDGEPITLEASVDGYVSLEMGKKGINMSRIMRTFYKFQEKVFHLDLLEEILKAYKDELDSQESFLRISFNYPMMMESLRSGMKGYQYYKVQLEGRLDNYDQFQKYMHLDFEYSSACPCSYELAEHARETREVAAIPHSQRSVANVTVALKDEFFVEDLVQICRNALKTETQVMVKREDEQAFAELNGAYQKFVEDAARLLYEELDSYNSIRDFVVRCVHMESLHSHDAVSRICKGLPNGLR, encoded by the coding sequence ATGATTTCAAATGGAGTACAACGTTTCTATGATCCTACGTTTGCAATAACGGAAGAATACAAGGAATCACTGCCGGATCTTCAAAACGGCCCGGCATCCCTTATTGAAGGAGCCAATGTTCCCATTCAACAAGTGGGAATATCTAATTTTAAGCTGCCTTTGCGATTTCGCAGGCGAGATGGCGAGCCCATTACGCTTGAGGCTTCCGTAGATGGCTATGTAAGCCTCGAGATGGGCAAGAAGGGGATCAACATGAGCCGCATCATGCGAACGTTCTACAAGTTTCAGGAGAAGGTTTTTCATTTGGATCTGCTGGAGGAAATTCTGAAAGCCTATAAAGATGAATTGGACAGTCAGGAATCTTTCCTTCGAATTTCTTTTAATTACCCGATGATGATGGAAAGCCTCCGTTCCGGGATGAAAGGATATCAGTACTACAAAGTACAGCTGGAAGGCCGGCTGGATAACTACGATCAGTTTCAAAAATACATGCATCTCGATTTTGAGTACAGCAGTGCATGTCCGTGCAGTTATGAACTGGCTGAACATGCCCGGGAAACGAGAGAGGTGGCCGCCATTCCTCACAGTCAGCGCAGCGTGGCGAATGTAACGGTTGCATTAAAAGATGAATTTTTCGTGGAAGACCTGGTGCAAATCTGCCGGAATGCCCTGAAAACAGAAACACAGGTGATGGTGAAACGCGAAGATGAACAGGCTTTTGCCGAGCTCAATGGAGCCTATCAAAAGTTTGTGGAAGATGCCGCCCGGCTGCTTTATGAAGAACTCGACAGCTACAACAGCATCCGCGACTTCGTGGTGCGCTGCGTACACATGGAAAGCCTTCACAGCCATGATGCCGTAAGCCGTATCTGCAAAGGCCTGCCCAACGGCCTCAGATAA
- a CDS encoding 6-carboxytetrahydropterin synthase, translated as MTFVTRRAHFNAAHRLHNPDKSDEWNRKTFGKCNYPNWHGHNYVVEVTVAGEPDPETGFIIDLGDLKDIIHKKILEPCDHRNLNMDVPFLEGVLPTTENIVRAFYEELKPEVEAACVSDGKLYKVKLFETERNIAEYCPYRGI; from the coding sequence TTGACATTCGTAACACGCAGAGCTCATTTTAATGCCGCACACCGGCTTCATAATCCCGATAAAAGCGATGAGTGGAATCGCAAAACCTTTGGGAAGTGCAACTATCCTAACTGGCATGGACACAACTACGTGGTTGAAGTTACCGTAGCCGGCGAACCCGATCCGGAAACGGGATTCATCATTGACCTGGGCGATCTAAAGGACATCATCCACAAGAAAATCCTGGAACCTTGTGACCACCGAAACCTGAATATGGACGTGCCATTTTTGGAAGGGGTTTTACCAACTACGGAAAATATAGTCCGTGCTTTCTACGAAGAATTAAAGCCGGAGGTAGAAGCAGCTTGCGTTAGCGACGGAAAATTATACAAGGTCAAACTCTTCGAGACCGAACGAAATATTGCCGAATATTGTCCTTATCGGGGAATTTAA
- the arsB gene encoding ACR3 family arsenite efflux transporter: MSESSQKRMDFFERYLTLWVLLCIGIGIGVGYLTGDSIQVISDWEIYKVNIPVAFLIWLMIYPMMLQVDFASLKEIGKSPKGVVWTVIINWAIKPFTMTFFAWVFFDHIYSAWLSPELADQYIAGAILLGAAPCTAMVFVWSYLSDGDPNYTLVQVSVNDILILVLFIPIVGLLLGITDIAIPWNTLAASIIVFVVIPLLAGYLTHKIAINQKGQEWYTSKFLPKFKPVSISALLVTLILLFAYQGEKIVGQPLDIVLIAIPLIIQTYFIFVLAWYGGKKIGLPYQVCAPGSMIGASNFFELAVAVAIALFGLQSGAALVTVVGVLIEVPIMLSLVKFANKSRLKY; this comes from the coding sequence ATGTCTGAATCATCTCAAAAACGAATGGACTTTTTCGAACGCTACCTCACACTATGGGTATTGCTTTGTATAGGAATTGGAATCGGAGTGGGGTACCTGACCGGGGATTCAATACAGGTTATCAGCGACTGGGAGATCTATAAAGTGAACATCCCGGTTGCCTTTCTGATCTGGCTGATGATATACCCTATGATGTTGCAAGTGGATTTTGCTTCTCTTAAAGAGATCGGAAAATCCCCTAAAGGAGTGGTTTGGACCGTAATAATCAATTGGGCAATCAAACCCTTTACCATGACCTTTTTTGCCTGGGTCTTTTTTGATCATATTTATTCGGCATGGCTGAGTCCGGAGCTGGCAGATCAGTATATAGCCGGGGCTATTTTGTTGGGAGCTGCACCCTGTACAGCCATGGTTTTTGTGTGGTCGTATTTATCAGATGGAGATCCGAATTACACCTTGGTTCAGGTTTCGGTGAACGATATCCTGATCCTCGTTTTGTTCATTCCCATTGTGGGATTATTGCTTGGCATTACCGATATAGCCATTCCGTGGAACACACTTGCAGCATCCATTATCGTGTTTGTAGTGATTCCATTGCTGGCCGGATATCTGACCCATAAAATTGCCATCAATCAAAAGGGACAGGAGTGGTACACTTCCAAATTCCTCCCAAAATTTAAGCCGGTTTCCATATCAGCCTTACTGGTGACCCTGATTTTATTATTTGCCTACCAGGGTGAAAAGATCGTGGGTCAGCCACTGGATATTGTATTGATTGCCATTCCGCTGATCATTCAAACATATTTTATTTTTGTACTGGCCTGGTATGGGGGGAAGAAGATCGGATTACCGTATCAGGTTTGTGCCCCCGGTTCCATGATCGGAGCCAGTAATTTTTTCGAGCTTGCCGTGGCGGTTGCCATAGCTTTGTTTGGTTTGCAATCCGGAGCGGCTTTAGTGACGGTAGTCGGGGTTTTAATCGAAGTGCCGATTATGCTTTCGCTGGTGAAGTTTGCGAATAAAAGCAGGCTAAAGTATTAG
- a CDS encoding protein-tyrosine-phosphatase — MRLFIMYKKLEQYIEELKADFDSITSSRKEKLREVADYIRSKKESGETARLNFICTHNSRRSHLAQIWTSTAAHYYGIENIETYSGGTEATAFNPRAVVALERAGFKVENSGGVNPGHEVFFSEQSEPMICFSKKFDDEVNPDKNFAAIMTCSDADENCPFVPGAEFRKPITYRDPKESDGTDKEKEIYDERCRQIATEMFYMISKTK, encoded by the coding sequence ATGAGATTATTCATCATGTATAAAAAGCTGGAACAGTATATTGAAGAATTAAAGGCTGATTTTGATTCCATTACTTCTTCAAGAAAAGAAAAACTTAGAGAAGTTGCGGATTATATCCGCTCAAAAAAAGAATCAGGGGAGACAGCCAGGCTTAATTTTATCTGTACGCACAATAGCAGGAGAAGTCATTTAGCACAGATCTGGACATCAACGGCGGCTCATTACTATGGAATAGAAAACATCGAAACCTATTCGGGGGGAACAGAGGCTACGGCCTTCAATCCACGGGCGGTTGTAGCGCTAGAACGAGCGGGTTTTAAAGTTGAGAATTCGGGTGGAGTGAATCCCGGGCATGAAGTTTTCTTCAGTGAGCAATCGGAGCCGATGATCTGCTTTTCCAAGAAATTTGACGATGAGGTCAATCCCGATAAAAACTTCGCTGCCATCATGACCTGCTCGGATGCCGACGAAAACTGTCCATTTGTGCCGGGAGCGGAATTTCGAAAACCGATCACTTATCGCGATCCAAAGGAGTCTGATGGGACAGATAAGGAAAAAGAAATTTACGACGAACGTTGCCGGCAAATAGCCACGGAAATGTTCTATATGATCAGCAAAACAAAATAA
- a CDS encoding 2-oxoacid:ferredoxin oxidoreductase subunit beta: MQTDAKNNGAALTTKDFKSDQAVRWCPGCGDYMILAIMQKAMANMGHKKENTLSISGIGCSSRITYYLDTYGIHSIHGRAIAVATGAKLANPDLNVWVFTGDGDCMAIGGNHFIHACRRNVDLNIVIFNNKIYGMTKGQSSPTTPEGVKTKTAPEGSYENPFNIGEIAIGAGASFFARVPDNDPKLLEDVMMQAYNHKGTSVIEVLQNCVIFTDGIHEQITGRETKDENQVILEQGQPILFGKEKEHGLKVDGMRLKKIILENEIGGSLVHDAEEADVLQHLALAKMQLPDFPVAMGVIRKVESKPFEERVHSAIKSAKGRGDFNNINDLFRSGSTWEIS; the protein is encoded by the coding sequence ATGCAGACGGATGCAAAAAATAATGGAGCTGCCCTGACCACGAAAGATTTTAAAAGTGATCAGGCGGTACGCTGGTGCCCGGGTTGTGGTGATTACATGATCCTGGCTATTATGCAAAAAGCCATGGCAAATATGGGCCACAAAAAGGAAAATACCCTAAGTATTTCAGGTATCGGTTGCTCCTCCAGGATTACTTATTATTTGGATACCTATGGTATTCATTCAATTCATGGTCGTGCTATTGCAGTTGCAACCGGGGCAAAATTAGCCAACCCTGATTTAAATGTATGGGTTTTTACCGGTGATGGAGACTGTATGGCAATTGGAGGGAATCATTTTATTCATGCATGCAGGAGAAATGTGGATCTAAATATTGTCATATTTAACAACAAAATTTACGGTATGACCAAAGGCCAGTCGTCGCCTACGACCCCGGAGGGTGTGAAAACCAAGACGGCTCCGGAAGGAAGTTATGAGAACCCCTTTAATATCGGAGAAATTGCCATTGGAGCCGGGGCTTCATTTTTTGCCCGGGTTCCTGATAATGATCCAAAGTTATTGGAAGATGTGATGATGCAGGCGTATAACCACAAAGGTACTTCTGTTATTGAGGTACTCCAAAATTGTGTGATTTTTACGGATGGTATTCACGAACAAATAACCGGTCGTGAGACTAAAGATGAAAACCAGGTCATTCTTGAACAGGGGCAACCCATACTATTTGGCAAAGAAAAAGAGCATGGATTAAAAGTTGATGGAATGCGCCTTAAGAAAATCATTCTTGAAAATGAAATTGGCGGGTCCCTGGTGCACGATGCCGAAGAAGCCGATGTACTGCAACATTTGGCATTAGCAAAAATGCAACTCCCCGATTTTCCCGTTGCCATGGGAGTGATCAGAAAGGTTGAATCCAAACCATTTGAAGAACGTGTTCACTCTGCTATTAAATCCGCAAAAGGAAGAGGTGATTTCAATAATATAAATGATTTGTTCCGAAGCGGAAGTACCTGGGAGATTTCTTAA
- a CDS encoding 2-oxoacid:acceptor oxidoreductase subunit alpha — MAESVLTSEMRKVVVRFSGDSGDGMQLTGDMFSQSSGIAGNDLTTIPDFPAEIRAPQGSIGGVSSFQIQIGGTEIYTPGDVVDVLVAMNPAALAANLGFLKPGGTIIVDEDNFTSKNLKKADYESNPLDDETLEDFQVIRAPATSMTKEALKDLGLEMQAITRSKNMFALGLVLNLFSRPIEKTVEFIEKKFNKKPALVEANKKALNAGYNFAESTEVIAKSVFIPPAKLPKGTYRNIDGNTAVAWGLLAAAEKSGRKLSLSSYPITPASEILHELSARRDMGAIVFQAEDEIAAITAAIGAAFSGNLSATTTSGPGASLKSEAMGLAVISELPLVIVNVQRAGPSTGLPTKTEQSDLYQALYGRHGEAPMVVMAASSPDDCFYFSYEAAKIALEHITPVMLLSDSYLSSGTSPWRIPEEGELEEINIPRYEGLPQDWQPYMRQQEFLNRYWMSPGDAGFEHRIGGLEKKEITGNLTYEPLNHEKMTKLREEKIDRIAKKLPKQKVIGAKSGKLLVVGWGSTHGAINTAVTELMEDGEKDIGFTHFNYIKPLPENTEAVFSNYDQILVCELNNGQFVHYLRSIYPHFNYKQFNKIQGQPFFTTEIKAQIINHLSE, encoded by the coding sequence ATGGCAGAAAGTGTTTTAACCTCGGAAATGAGAAAAGTTGTTGTCCGGTTTTCCGGAGACTCCGGTGATGGTATGCAGTTGACCGGAGATATGTTTTCACAATCATCGGGTATTGCGGGTAACGATTTAACTACGATACCTGATTTCCCTGCTGAGATTCGAGCTCCTCAAGGAAGTATTGGCGGTGTTTCCAGTTTTCAGATACAAATTGGCGGAACCGAGATTTATACCCCCGGTGATGTAGTAGATGTACTGGTTGCGATGAATCCGGCTGCATTAGCCGCTAACCTTGGGTTCCTGAAGCCCGGTGGAACTATTATTGTTGACGAGGATAATTTTACTTCCAAAAACCTGAAGAAGGCTGATTATGAAAGTAATCCGCTTGATGATGAAACATTGGAAGATTTTCAAGTAATCCGGGCTCCTGCAACATCCATGACAAAAGAGGCCCTCAAAGATTTAGGGCTTGAAATGCAAGCCATAACCCGAAGCAAAAATATGTTTGCACTTGGTTTGGTTCTGAATTTGTTTAGCCGCCCGATCGAAAAAACTGTTGAATTTATTGAGAAGAAATTCAATAAAAAACCGGCATTGGTTGAGGCTAATAAAAAGGCACTGAATGCAGGTTATAATTTTGCTGAAAGTACAGAAGTGATCGCTAAATCAGTTTTTATTCCCCCGGCTAAGCTCCCTAAAGGCACCTATCGGAATATAGACGGAAATACGGCTGTAGCGTGGGGACTTTTGGCAGCAGCAGAAAAAAGCGGCAGAAAATTATCTTTAAGTTCTTATCCAATAACGCCGGCTTCAGAAATTCTCCATGAACTTTCGGCACGCAGAGATATGGGGGCCATTGTTTTTCAAGCTGAGGATGAAATAGCCGCTATTACGGCTGCAATTGGAGCTGCTTTTAGTGGTAATTTGTCTGCTACTACAACATCCGGTCCGGGTGCTTCCTTAAAGTCTGAAGCAATGGGTTTAGCTGTGATCTCTGAACTCCCATTGGTTATTGTGAATGTTCAACGTGCAGGTCCTTCTACCGGGTTACCGACTAAAACAGAACAGAGCGATCTCTATCAGGCCCTGTATGGAAGGCATGGTGAAGCACCAATGGTGGTGATGGCCGCCAGTTCTCCTGATGATTGTTTCTATTTTAGTTATGAAGCAGCAAAAATTGCCCTGGAGCATATTACCCCTGTAATGCTGCTTTCAGACTCGTATCTGTCAAGTGGTACCAGCCCCTGGAGAATACCGGAGGAAGGTGAACTTGAAGAGATCAATATTCCGAGATATGAAGGATTACCTCAAGACTGGCAGCCTTATATGCGTCAACAGGAATTCCTGAATCGTTATTGGATGAGTCCCGGAGATGCGGGGTTTGAACACCGGATTGGCGGCCTCGAGAAAAAGGAAATTACAGGTAATCTGACTTATGAACCTCTCAATCATGAGAAAATGACCAAGTTGAGGGAAGAGAAAATAGACAGAATTGCAAAAAAACTGCCCAAACAAAAAGTCATAGGAGCTAAATCCGGAAAATTATTGGTCGTTGGATGGGGAAGTACCCATGGGGCCATAAATACTGCAGTTACAGAGCTGATGGAAGATGGTGAAAAAGATATCGGATTTACCCACTTTAACTACATAAAGCCCTTGCCTGAAAATACGGAAGCTGTTTTTAGCAATTATGATCAAATACTAGTGTGTGAATTAAACAACGGACAGTTTGTTCATTATTTGAGATCAATATACCCACACTTCAATTATAAGCAGTTTAATAAGATACAGGGACAACCTTTCTTTACCACAGAAATAAAAGCACAGATCATTAATCATTTATCGGAGTAA
- a CDS encoding 4Fe-4S binding protein produces the protein MAVLITDTCINCAACEPECPNQAIYEPGAEWSMAEGTNLTGTVTLLNGKEVDADDMQEPISDEFYFIVADKCTECKGFHDEEQCISFCPVPDCIIPDPDHEDSEDTLIKRQAFLHG, from the coding sequence ATGGCAGTATTAATCACCGATACATGTATTAATTGTGCAGCATGCGAACCGGAATGTCCTAACCAGGCTATTTATGAGCCGGGTGCGGAATGGTCGATGGCAGAAGGAACTAATTTAACAGGTACAGTAACCCTTTTGAATGGAAAAGAGGTGGATGCAGATGACATGCAGGAACCTATTTCCGATGAGTTTTACTTTATTGTAGCAGATAAGTGTACTGAGTGTAAGGGGTTTCATGACGAAGAGCAGTGTATTTCTTTTTGTCCGGTTCCTGATTGTATTATACCTGATCCTGATCATGAAGACTCAGAAGACACACTTATTAAAAGGCAAGCATTTCTCCACGGATAG